In a genomic window of Nocardiopsis mwathae:
- a CDS encoding helix-turn-helix domain-containing protein codes for MAAAGSAESGESSAQNIVIRLDDILADRGMTLAELARRVDVTVVNLSVLKNGRAKAIRFSTLARICEALDCQPGELIEHRKQAEDR; via the coding sequence ATGGCTGCCGCTGGGAGCGCTGAGAGCGGTGAATCGTCAGCTCAGAACATCGTCATCCGGCTCGACGACATTCTGGCGGACCGGGGGATGACCCTGGCCGAACTCGCCCGGCGGGTGGACGTGACCGTCGTCAACCTGTCCGTGCTGAAGAACGGCCGAGCCAAGGCGATCCGCTTCTCCACCCTGGCCCGGATCTGCGAGGCGCTCGACTGCCAACCCGGCGAGCTCATCGAGCATCGGAAGCAGGCCGAGGATCGTTGA